In Eriocheir sinensis breed Jianghai 21 chromosome 8, ASM2467909v1, whole genome shotgun sequence, the following proteins share a genomic window:
- the LOC126995604 gene encoding uncharacterized protein LOC126995604 isoform X2, protein MASLMDQFTLESVKDFMVSRGGRVTNHQLVNQFKPFLTNPAGKEIARNKFKQYVNTLANISNEGGEKYLVLKRKYRVGTPLDENYVSPVQSPTTPAFATPPQYNIYGSPRHGSPFSPTIPAPTPPAPPLPSRATPPYRAPPPYRPPPPATPTHQGYMAPDDMTRRYDPSPQQFNGRSDPRYQGDVPRYPPVSEPRFNEARFPYDEPADLGIPPPPQTIRSASSMSSLSSGHSFGGSSAPQSPGAPYGGYGNAPPLTPLSASRPRSLSLHQMSSTSEDGDSLSVSATTMSSASTPSSEEPPPPVPPRRRQVDNKENMRPAPDGEEGAKMVAAGDGSSEDGSVAGNGEERKVSVSVREQTQKFNKLASESQLPNASSRGSSKSNRSSRSDRDDDDSTSILSYGPEGQEWQVAAAKSDFNEILRLLKTHPSLARHKVRDHSVVPADGPLLPSFTCPRW, encoded by the exons ATGGCCTCCCTCATGGACCAGTTTACTTTGGAGTCAGTGAAGGATTTCATGGTGTCCCGCGGCGGGAGGGTCACCAACCACCAGCTTGTCAACCAGTTCAAGCCCTTCCTCACCAACCCGGCGGGCAAAG AAATTGCCAGAAACAAGTTCAAGCAGTATGTGAACACGCTGGCGAACATCAGTAACGAGGGCGGCGAGAAGTACCTGGTGCTCAAGAGGAAGTACAGAGTCGGGACGCCACTCGACGAAAACTACGTCAGCCCTGTACAGTCACCCACCACGCCCGCCTTCGCCACCCCTCCCCAGTACAACATCTATGGCAGCCCACGACATGGCTCACCCTTTTCCCCCACCATACCCGCTCCCACACCCCCAGCGCCCCCCTTACCCTCGAGAGCCACACCCCCGTATAGGGCCCCTCCCCCATATAGACCCCCGCCCCCCGCGACTCCCACCCATCAAGGTTACATGGCTCCAGACGACATGACCCGAAGGTATGACCCCTCCCCGCAGCAGTTTAACGGGCGGAGTGACCCGAGGTACCAGGGGGACGTGCCCAGGTACCCCCCGGTGTCTGAGCCGCGGTTCAACGAGGCGCGATTCCCCTATGATGAGCCAGCTGATCTTggcatccctccccccccacagacGATCCGATCCGCCAGTTCTATGTCCTCCCTCTCAAGTGGACACTCTTTTGGAGGATCGTCGGCCCCGCAGTCCCCCGGTGCACCGTATGGGGGGTATGGCAACGCCCCACCCTTAACGCCCCTCTCAGCCTCCCGCCCCCggtccctctccctccaccaaaTGTCTTCAACCTCCGAGGATGGTGATTCTCTGTCAGTGTCGGCTACAACGATGTCCTCGGCCTCCACCCCGTCGTCCGAGGAGCCCCCGCCCCCCGTGCCGCCGCGCCGCAGACAGGTGGACAACAAGGAGAACATGCGACCCGCCCCTGATGGAGAGGAAGGTGCAAAGATG GTGGCGGCGGGCGACGGGAGCAGCGAGGACGGCAGCGTGGCAGGCAACGGCGAGGAGCGAAAGGTTTCAGTGTCGGTCAGGGAGCAGACGCAAAAGTTCAACAAGTTAGCCTCCGAGTCCCAGCTGCCCAACGCCTCCTCCCGCGGCTCCTCCAAGAGTAACAGAAGCTCCAGGAGTGACCGG GATGATGACGACTCCACTTCCATTCTTTCG TACGGGCCGGAGGGACAGGAGTGGCAGGTCGCCGCCGCCAAGAGTGACTTCAACGAAATCCTGCGACTTCTCAAGACCCACCCGAGCCTCGCCCGACACAAG